One genomic window of Methanosalsum zhilinae DSM 4017 includes the following:
- a CDS encoding efflux RND transporter permease subunit, which translates to MGIFIEDNKLIIFTIAILLTVVAVHGTQYIEMETGTETFAEKDSRLYQDFEHLYLNIFSTHSIPIMIEGGDASNPELLNAIDRMDHLTRSIPGVVDTTSTALIVKEMNFQKNGRYEIPDSREKIEFYLKSSDTTGLIPQKSVTIMYINMERNVGENELRQINDEILNSIDLAQFPPGYTVTLTGFTAFNIAMEDLMNDTTGNLLIVSGLFMIIALYAVFRHVRWRILPLPLVFLGIIYTFGAMGYLEIPLTTASMAAFPILIGLGIDYAIQFHSRIEEELHRNDNEALAVIETIKHTGPAVLIALIITSLGFVSLLTSTVPMIQDFAKLLLIGIALCFLTTLFVGVSLIYGLHRIRKRRGEFARKYNLKFLIPSRREKKSQEDDIENEKMVQILSKISIITARHPAIILAIAGFLCIGGLYADFYVPLEADIRTFVPQDMPELIDLNRLGGYLGGQDSINLIVMTDNNADPELLRWMDDFESHLVDRRSHVHGSSSIVHLVKAHNNGKIPDSSQRVEDIYESLPDAQKDMYIYGGTMMHINLQIGDAFGVLGLEGMEVLVEIIEDDLKWMPPPPGVQITATGDPVVFTEVIFALTSGRTLMTLFGLTLVFFGLLIIYRDPVKALAPVITMLMVIGWNGGVMYYTGIEYTPMTATLGALILGIGSEYAILMMERYYEEKEKGMSHFQAMHEANVKIGKAIATSGLTTMFGFSALLASPFPMNQNFGLVTVISVGLALMATFVVFPAVMLVLDQWRDRRVAAKNRHETEININTV; encoded by the coding sequence TTGGGAATTTTTATCGAAGATAATAAGCTCATTATATTTACAATTGCTATACTGCTGACGGTTGTAGCTGTGCACGGAACCCAGTACATTGAGATGGAAACCGGCACAGAAACCTTTGCTGAGAAAGACTCAAGACTGTACCAGGATTTTGAACACCTCTACCTTAATATTTTCAGCACCCACTCCATTCCAATAATGATAGAAGGTGGAGATGCCAGCAACCCTGAGCTTCTTAATGCAATTGATAGAATGGATCATCTTACAAGATCGATCCCAGGTGTGGTTGATACCACAAGCACTGCATTGATTGTAAAGGAAATGAATTTCCAGAAAAACGGCAGATATGAAATTCCTGATAGCAGGGAAAAGATAGAATTTTATCTCAAGTCCAGTGACACAACTGGCCTGATACCCCAGAAAAGTGTCACAATAATGTACATCAATATGGAAAGAAATGTTGGTGAAAATGAACTCCGGCAAATAAATGATGAAATTCTAAATTCCATTGACCTTGCACAGTTTCCCCCTGGATACACTGTTACACTTACTGGTTTTACCGCCTTCAATATTGCAATGGAAGACCTGATGAATGATACCACAGGAAATCTGCTGATAGTCTCAGGACTGTTCATGATTATCGCACTTTATGCAGTATTCAGGCATGTAAGATGGAGAATTCTGCCACTTCCACTGGTATTTCTTGGAATAATATACACATTTGGAGCCATGGGTTACCTGGAGATACCACTGACAACAGCTTCAATGGCAGCGTTTCCCATACTTATTGGTCTTGGAATTGACTATGCAATCCAGTTCCACAGCCGTATTGAGGAAGAATTGCACAGAAATGACAATGAAGCACTGGCAGTTATTGAGACAATCAAGCATACAGGTCCTGCAGTGCTTATTGCCCTGATCATAACATCTCTTGGTTTTGTTTCACTCCTGACATCAACAGTCCCAATGATACAGGACTTTGCAAAATTGCTTCTTATAGGAATTGCACTGTGCTTTCTGACAACGCTTTTTGTTGGAGTATCACTGATTTACGGACTGCATAGAATCAGAAAGAGAAGAGGAGAATTTGCACGCAAATATAATCTCAAGTTCCTGATTCCTTCCCGAAGGGAAAAGAAATCACAGGAAGATGACATTGAAAATGAAAAGATGGTTCAGATTCTCAGCAAGATATCTATCATCACAGCCAGACATCCTGCAATAATTCTTGCAATTGCAGGATTTTTATGTATTGGGGGACTCTATGCAGATTTCTATGTACCTCTTGAAGCTGATATACGCACATTTGTACCTCAGGATATGCCTGAACTGATTGATCTTAATCGCCTGGGAGGATATCTGGGTGGTCAAGATTCAATAAATCTCATTGTAATGACTGATAACAATGCAGATCCTGAATTGCTCAGGTGGATGGATGATTTTGAATCTCATCTTGTGGATAGGCGAAGCCATGTTCACGGATCATCCAGCATAGTTCATCTGGTAAAAGCACATAACAATGGTAAAATTCCCGATTCATCCCAGCGGGTTGAAGACATCTATGAAAGTCTGCCTGATGCCCAAAAGGACATGTATATCTATGGAGGAACCATGATGCACATCAACCTCCAAATAGGTGATGCGTTTGGAGTTCTGGGACTTGAAGGAATGGAGGTTCTTGTAGAAATTATTGAAGATGATCTCAAATGGATGCCACCGCCTCCAGGAGTCCAGATTACCGCAACAGGTGATCCTGTTGTGTTCACTGAAGTAATATTTGCACTGACCAGTGGAAGAACGCTGATGACACTCTTTGGGCTCACTCTTGTCTTTTTTGGGCTCCTAATAATATACCGGGATCCTGTAAAGGCACTGGCTCCTGTGATCACAATGCTGATGGTCATTGGCTGGAATGGTGGTGTAATGTATTATACAGGAATCGAATATACACCAATGACCGCCACGCTGGGAGCACTTATACTGGGAATTGGATCAGAATATGCGATACTTATGATGGAACGATACTATGAAGAAAAGGAGAAAGGAATGTCGCATTTTCAAGCTATGCACGAGGCAAATGTTAAAATAGGAAAAGCAATAGCAACTTCCGGACTTACCACCATGTTTGGATTTTCCGCCCTGCTTGCATCTCCTTTCCCCATGAACCAGAACTTTGGTCTGGTTACAGTTATAAGTGTAGGTCTTGCCCTTATGGCAACATTTGTTGTATTTCCTGCAGTTATGCTGGTTCTGGATCAGTGGAGAGATCGAAGGGTAGCAGCAAAAAACAGGCATGAGACTGAAATTAATATTAATACGGTTTGA
- a CDS encoding TetR/AcrR family transcriptional regulator: MNGFTQERKQHIKKLLIEYGFELFSRYGLQKTTVQELADSAGISKGSFYSFFESKEELYLEIIQQERRKLIEPLLKELQQIDDPEKEIKYFLHYNLELIRTKPILKEIMLAEVIDSLTRKISDDRLKQIYIQESEFMRPFVRRWQGAGVLMDEPETVARMFRAVVLGLLKSKEIKEGKCSQVEKRLFEIIAAGIVCRGHCR; the protein is encoded by the coding sequence ATGAATGGTTTTACCCAGGAAAGGAAGCAACATATCAAAAAATTACTTATTGAATACGGATTTGAACTTTTTAGCAGATATGGCCTGCAGAAGACAACAGTTCAGGAACTTGCAGATTCGGCAGGAATATCCAAAGGTTCATTTTATAGCTTTTTTGAATCAAAGGAAGAACTCTACCTGGAAATTATCCAGCAAGAACGCAGAAAGCTAATTGAGCCTCTGCTGAAAGAACTTCAGCAAATCGATGATCCAGAAAAGGAAATCAAATATTTTCTGCACTACAATCTGGAACTCATCAGAACAAAGCCTATATTAAAAGAGATAATGCTTGCAGAAGTGATTGATTCCCTTACCCGGAAAATTTCAGATGACAGATTAAAGCAGATATATATCCAGGAATCTGAATTTATGAGACCTTTTGTCAGGAGATGGCAGGGTGCCGGTGTACTTATGGATGAACCTGAAACTGTAGCCCGAATGTTTCGTGCAGTGGTACTGGGCCTGCTGAAATCAAAAGAAATAAAAGAGGGAAAGTGTTCTCAGGTGGAAAAGCGCCTATTTGAGATTATAGCTGCAGGAATTGTCTGTAGGGGACATTGCAGATAA
- a CDS encoding MBL fold metallo-hydrolase: protein MENEDSVKVGNVTIKWLGHAGFMIKGEDKTVYIDPYSLPEYIDFEDRADLILITHDHYDHCSQEQVQKLWKGDATVLVPESCDLRFVGDTRTVNSGDHLDEELKVKDFEIEIVPAYNIDKQFHPSGRGVGYIITIEDIRIYHAGDTDFIPQMKEISADVALLPIGGTYTMDEEEAAEAAVAISPRMVIPMHYGMIDGTKADPELFRQLVHRKNPEIEVSILKVTTK, encoded by the coding sequence ATGGAAAATGAAGATTCTGTAAAAGTGGGTAATGTTACCATCAAATGGCTGGGCCATGCAGGGTTCATGATAAAAGGAGAGGATAAGACCGTATACATTGATCCTTATTCTCTTCCTGAGTATATTGATTTTGAGGACAGGGCTGATCTGATACTGATAACACACGATCACTATGACCATTGCAGCCAGGAACAGGTTCAAAAACTATGGAAAGGAGATGCTACTGTCCTGGTGCCCGAATCATGTGATCTCCGATTTGTAGGTGATACTCGTACTGTAAATTCCGGGGATCATCTTGATGAAGAACTTAAGGTGAAGGATTTTGAAATCGAGATAGTGCCTGCATATAATATTGATAAACAGTTCCATCCATCTGGAAGAGGTGTTGGATACATCATTACGATAGAAGATATTAGGATATATCATGCAGGAGATACTGATTTCATACCTCAGATGAAGGAAATTTCTGCAGATGTTGCATTGCTTCCAATAGGCGGGACCTATACTATGGATGAGGAAGAAGCTGCAGAAGCTGCAGTTGCTATCTCGCCCAGGATGGTAATTCCCATGCATTATGGTATGATAGATGGTACGAAAGCCGATCCTGAACTTTTCAGGCAGCTGGTACATAGGAAAAATCCCGAAATTGAGGTTTCGATTCTGAAAGTAACTACTAAATAA
- a CDS encoding ribonuclease P protein component 4 encodes MGRNRRKKKAIIRDLASQRIERLFKLAELEHASNPQRSNRYVSLARKIGMRHRVSIPSHLRRRVCRCCDTFLVPGSSSRIRLRRNYILITCLNCGRHMRFPYDLKLEDS; translated from the coding sequence ATGGGTAGAAACAGAAGGAAAAAGAAGGCTATTATCAGAGACCTTGCATCTCAGCGAATTGAACGACTATTTAAGCTTGCAGAACTTGAGCATGCCAGTAACCCCCAGCGCAGTAACAGATACGTATCACTGGCCAGAAAAATAGGTATGCGACACCGAGTCAGTATACCTTCCCATCTCAGACGCAGAGTATGCAGGTGTTGTGATACTTTTCTTGTACCTGGATCCAGTTCAAGAATTCGTCTTCGCAGAAACTATATACTGATCACCTGTCTAAACTGTGGCAGGCATATGCGATTCCCTTATGACCTTAAATTAGAAGATAGCTGA
- a CDS encoding helix-turn-helix domain-containing protein, which produces MDELIGFVTGSNNRQKLLGLLGSKGEADADRIAKMMHVFRPSVEKILDELMERKLVEKKGEVYQLTELGEEVNGRIHAL; this is translated from the coding sequence ATGGATGAACTGATAGGATTTGTTACAGGAAGCAATAACCGCCAGAAATTGCTGGGATTGCTGGGATCGAAGGGGGAAGCAGATGCTGACCGCATTGCAAAGATGATGCATGTGTTCCGTCCATCTGTGGAGAAAATACTCGATGAACTCATGGAGAGGAAACTTGTAGAGAAAAAAGGTGAGGTATATCAACTGACAGAACTCGGGGAAGAGGTCAACGGACGCATTCATGCTCTTTGA
- a CDS encoding MarR family transcriptional regulator, protein MYNETDISNRENSHKGIEDMPPSAKLVYKVLEYRGFLTPKEIARESQLPPRTVRYALSRLKGGNFLMEKFCFRDARQILYGVKDNGTARAAASGQNT, encoded by the coding sequence ATGTATAACGAAACAGATATCAGCAATCGGGAGAACAGTCATAAGGGCATTGAAGATATGCCACCATCTGCAAAGCTTGTATACAAAGTTCTTGAATACAGGGGATTTCTGACCCCAAAAGAAATTGCCAGAGAAAGTCAGCTTCCACCAAGGACTGTAAGATACGCGTTAAGCAGGCTTAAAGGGGGTAATTTCCTGATGGAAAAGTTCTGCTTCAGGGATGCAAGACAGATTCTCTATGGAGTAAAGGATAATGGTACTGCCAGAGCTGCAGCATCTGGACAGAATACTTAA
- a CDS encoding sensor histidine kinase, with product MNDRDYRELDKIINSSPAVIFLWKAENGWPVEFVSDNILQFGYEAEEFISGKLKFADIIHPHDLGKVVKLFSKSNMTDYPGFTIDYRIITKSGDVRWVNERTLIRRDDDGNLINYEGIIFDVTDRKKSEHEMKLNKELMESLLKMNQMIGATLQEITDFAREEAVRLTDSKLGYLAFTNADESVLTMHSWSKNAMKECKIEDKKFVYPLKTTGLWGESVRQRKPVITNDYSEPDPLKKGYPEGHVELKNHVTVPIFDGDRIVGVVGAGNKLSDYDDFDSLKLTLLIQNMWKLIQRKHLLEALNKYSRDLSKANAELKSFTKIKKEFIEGQRLKQSQGDYNKLLQDDMLESIEEQHRNSMAKSLMFSEKLNRLIDSLMFLSTEQAGKLDYHFGPVNIEKIVNNSLMNLILIIDEKDIEIENEVPADLPSVRADSEKLTNVLINLLENAAKYNEPGGKIVINIWNEDNYVRLSIRDTGKGIPEKIIPHLFQSIYQVDDSITRRYEGIESGLYLCKKVIDAHGGKIWIESELGEGTTVHVKLPVYENVSQA from the coding sequence ATGAATGATAGAGACTATCGAGAATTAGATAAAATAATTAACAGCAGTCCTGCAGTCATATTTCTGTGGAAGGCTGAAAACGGCTGGCCTGTTGAATTTGTATCAGATAATATTCTCCAGTTTGGATATGAAGCTGAAGAGTTTATCTCAGGAAAATTGAAATTTGCGGATATAATACACCCGCATGATCTGGGCAAGGTTGTTAAGCTTTTTTCAAAATCAAATATGACTGATTATCCAGGATTTACGATCGATTACCGAATAATAACCAAATCCGGTGATGTAAGATGGGTTAATGAGAGAACACTGATTCGCCGTGATGATGATGGAAACCTGATCAATTATGAGGGTATTATTTTTGATGTTACAGATCGCAAAAAATCAGAACATGAGATGAAACTGAATAAGGAACTTATGGAATCGCTTCTGAAAATGAACCAGATGATCGGTGCAACTTTGCAGGAAATCACTGATTTTGCCCGTGAAGAAGCCGTCAGGCTTACAGATAGTAAACTGGGGTATCTGGCATTCACAAATGCTGATGAAAGTGTCCTTACAATGCATTCATGGTCAAAAAATGCAATGAAGGAATGTAAGATCGAAGATAAGAAATTTGTTTATCCTCTAAAGACCACAGGTCTCTGGGGAGAGTCGGTAAGGCAAAGGAAACCGGTGATCACTAATGATTACAGTGAACCTGATCCGTTGAAAAAAGGATATCCTGAGGGTCATGTAGAACTGAAAAATCATGTAACGGTACCCATATTTGATGGGGATCGCATCGTTGGAGTTGTGGGAGCAGGCAATAAATTAAGTGATTACGACGATTTTGATTCTTTAAAACTTACACTGCTTATACAGAATATGTGGAAACTGATACAGCGAAAACACCTTCTTGAAGCTCTTAACAAATATTCCCGGGACTTATCCAAGGCGAATGCTGAACTTAAATCGTTTACAAAGATAAAAAAAGAATTCATTGAAGGACAACGTCTAAAGCAATCACAGGGTGATTACAATAAACTACTCCAGGACGACATGCTTGAGTCAATTGAAGAACAGCACAGGAATTCAATGGCAAAATCTTTGATGTTCTCTGAAAAACTTAATCGTCTGATCGATTCTCTGATGTTTTTAAGTACTGAGCAGGCAGGAAAACTTGATTATCATTTTGGTCCGGTGAATATTGAAAAAATAGTGAACAATTCCCTTATGAATTTGATTCTCATAATAGATGAAAAGGATATTGAGATTGAGAATGAGGTTCCTGCCGATTTACCTTCTGTTAGGGCTGATAGTGAGAAACTGACAAACGTTTTGATCAATCTTCTTGAAAATGCGGCAAAATATAACGAACCCGGAGGAAAGATTGTTATTAATATATGGAATGAGGATAACTATGTGCGTTTGAGCATAAGGGATACTGGAAAAGGTATTCCTGAGAAGATAATCCCCCATCTGTTCCAGAGTATATACCAGGTCGATGATTCCATAACCCGCAGATATGAAGGTATTGAATCTGGACTATATCTATGCAAAAAAGTGATAGATGCACATGGTGGAAAGATCTGGATTGAAAGTGAACTGGGTGAGGGAACAACAGTTCATGTAAAACTCCCTGTATATGAAAATGTATCGCAGGCCTGA
- a CDS encoding helix-turn-helix transcriptional regulator yields the protein MKAELLGTLFLSEKRKNLLLLLKEGEKDIDEIKRALNVNTSAIMTQINILMSQGLIVYQNNEYGLSSMGGVIVKKMQPLLETLNLYEDNRLYWENHKIEALPCHLLNRIEELGSCEFVEPDLDRMYDLPKRFEENLEKSKYIHEVSSYFSPAYSGLYKRLVEKGIEISLILTETVFERLKNEYQSDLAFYLGSGYVNLYVCTEKIELASGVVTDRFLALSLFYNTGIYHNHTMMSFESSAINWGKDLFSYYLDISRKISQDDF from the coding sequence ATGAAAGCTGAACTACTTGGAACTCTTTTTCTGTCTGAAAAGAGAAAAAACCTTCTGTTATTGCTCAAAGAAGGTGAAAAAGACATAGATGAGATCAAAAGAGCCCTTAATGTAAACACAAGTGCCATTATGACCCAGATTAACATTCTGATGAGCCAGGGCCTGATTGTATATCAGAATAATGAATACGGACTTTCTTCTATGGGTGGGGTGATCGTTAAGAAAATGCAGCCCCTACTGGAGACCCTGAACCTCTATGAAGATAACAGACTTTACTGGGAGAACCATAAGATAGAGGCCCTTCCATGTCATCTTTTAAATAGAATAGAGGAACTGGGTAGCTGTGAATTTGTCGAGCCAGATCTTGATAGGATGTATGACCTTCCAAAGAGGTTTGAAGAAAATCTGGAAAAATCAAAATATATTCATGAGGTATCATCATACTTCAGCCCTGCTTATTCAGGTCTTTATAAGAGACTTGTAGAAAAGGGAATTGAGATTTCATTGATCCTTACAGAAACTGTTTTTGAAAGACTGAAGAATGAATATCAATCAGACCTGGCCTTTTATCTGGGTTCTGGCTATGTTAACCTGTATGTTTGTACGGAGAAGATAGAACTGGCATCGGGGGTAGTTACTGATCGGTTCCTTGCATTATCTCTTTTCTACAACACAGGAATTTATCACAATCACACAATGATGAGCTTTGAATCCAGTGCAATCAATTGGGGCAAGGATCTTTTTTCCTATTATCTGGATATATCTAGAAAAATATCACAGGATGATTTCTGA